From a single Streptomyces sp. NBC_01264 genomic region:
- a CDS encoding FAD-binding oxidoreductase produces MAPLSKAGTALAELREDLSGAVLVPEDPGYDEARTVYNGMIDRRPAVIAQCESPVDVVTAVRFARRLDLPIAVRGGGHSVSGMSLNDGGLVVDLRRMSAVTVHPGASSVRVEGGATMSHLDRACERYGLATTGGRVSTTGVGGFVLGGGTGWLDRTFGLAVDNLLAVDLVTAAGEMVTATAEDHPELFWGLHGGGGNFGIATSLTLRLHELPVMSLAFLLYLPEHGPEMVRTYRDLMEGGPREAGGGAIYLTGPPEEFVPPHLVGALLAGALVTYAGPEEELRRLVAPLLAIPHELEMVTALPYADLQCMLDDPPGLRNYWSAEYLTGVPDAFVDVFCARADSMPVPSGTQHVVWPQGGAIAEGPADYPVSFRDAPWAVHPFGAWEDPADDDRCRQWVKDVRADVQPWSTGAVYLNFTGDEGGDRVVAGLGPENMRRLGRLKREYDPDNVFRFNHNIQPA; encoded by the coding sequence ATGGCTCCCCTCTCGAAGGCGGGCACGGCACTCGCCGAGCTCCGCGAGGACCTGTCCGGCGCCGTCCTGGTTCCGGAGGATCCGGGGTACGACGAGGCCCGCACCGTCTACAACGGGATGATCGACCGCCGGCCGGCCGTCATCGCGCAGTGCGAGAGCCCGGTGGACGTGGTGACCGCCGTGCGCTTCGCACGGCGGCTCGACCTGCCGATAGCGGTGCGCGGCGGCGGACACAGCGTGTCCGGGATGTCCCTGAACGACGGCGGCCTGGTCGTGGACCTGCGGCGGATGTCGGCGGTGACGGTCCATCCCGGGGCCTCCTCCGTGCGCGTCGAGGGCGGCGCCACGATGAGCCATCTGGACCGGGCCTGCGAACGGTACGGGCTGGCGACCACCGGCGGCCGCGTCTCCACCACCGGGGTCGGCGGCTTCGTCCTGGGCGGCGGCACCGGGTGGCTGGACCGCACGTTCGGCCTGGCGGTGGACAATCTGCTCGCCGTGGACCTGGTCACGGCCGCCGGGGAGATGGTGACGGCGACCGCGGAGGACCACCCCGAGCTGTTCTGGGGGCTGCACGGCGGCGGCGGGAACTTCGGCATCGCGACCTCCCTGACCCTGCGGCTGCACGAACTGCCGGTCATGTCCCTCGCGTTCCTGCTGTACCTGCCGGAGCACGGGCCCGAGATGGTCCGTACGTACCGGGACCTCATGGAAGGCGGGCCGCGCGAGGCCGGCGGCGGCGCCATCTACCTGACCGGGCCGCCCGAGGAGTTCGTCCCGCCGCACCTGGTCGGCGCGCTGCTGGCGGGCGCGCTGGTCACCTACGCGGGTCCCGAGGAGGAACTGCGGCGGCTCGTCGCCCCGCTGCTGGCGATCCCGCACGAGTTGGAGATGGTGACCGCCCTCCCCTACGCGGACCTCCAGTGCATGCTCGACGATCCGCCGGGACTGCGGAACTACTGGTCGGCGGAGTACCTGACCGGGGTGCCCGACGCCTTCGTGGACGTGTTCTGCGCCCGCGCGGACTCCATGCCGGTGCCGAGCGGCACCCAGCACGTGGTGTGGCCCCAGGGCGGGGCGATCGCCGAGGGGCCCGCCGACTATCCGGTGTCCTTCCGCGACGCGCCCTGGGCGGTGCACCCGTTCGGCGCCTGGGAGGACCCGGCCGACGACGACCGCTGCCGCCAGTGGGTCAAGGACGTCCGCGCCGACGTCCAGCCGTGGAGCACCGGCGCGGTCTACCTCAACTTCACCGGGGACGAGGGCGGCGACCGGGTGGTGGCCGGCCTCGGACCCGAGAACATGCGGCGGCTGGGCCGGCTGAAGCGGGAGTACGACCCGGACAACGTCTTCCGCTTCAACCACAACATCCAGCCCGCCTGA
- a CDS encoding flavin monoamine oxidase family protein, whose protein sequence is MARTPLMHALRRLAAEHAAARQLGLPVAEVRGSSRRQLLGRAAALGLGAAVASAAVPPAGAHAVEAAIEKKPVAPARVAIVGAGISGLTAAITLKDAGVPFTLYEANPSRVGGRMWTQRSLWAYGQTSEIGGELIDTSHKKILELCRRFGLPVEDFLGGGPNGAEEVLWFNGTYYPRDQADEDFNAVHQALRRDLQESGEVSWNSSTPAGTALDNMTLYQWIETRIPGGHGSQLGRFIDVAYNVEYGADTQQQSALALVLLMGYQTNPGHFNVWGLSNERYHITGGNDQLPNAIGQALPAGSTVMGRELVAVRVAADGTQTLTFNDAGATRTVVADHTILCLPLPVLQRIDITGAGFDPLMKNLLSDARMGYCTKLNMQFTSRPWRGTGPWPGVSAGDCFTDSEVQQTWDTTKVQPGNGGILLQYGGGTLAGALTPATAFATDSDPYVRTLAGRMLTGIDAFFPGTKAAWTGKAQLSAWHRNPYALGAYSYWPTGYLHKYAKYEGTAQGRIHIGGEHCSYDFQGFMEGGATEGERAAKEVITALT, encoded by the coding sequence ATGGCCCGTACGCCACTCATGCACGCGCTCCGCCGGCTCGCCGCCGAACACGCCGCCGCCCGGCAGCTCGGCCTGCCCGTCGCCGAGGTGCGCGGCTCCAGCCGCCGCCAGCTCCTGGGACGGGCCGCCGCCCTCGGCCTCGGCGCCGCCGTGGCCTCCGCCGCGGTCCCCCCGGCGGGCGCCCACGCGGTGGAAGCCGCCATCGAGAAGAAGCCCGTCGCCCCGGCCCGCGTCGCCATCGTGGGCGCCGGCATCTCCGGGCTGACCGCCGCCATCACCCTCAAGGACGCGGGCGTCCCCTTCACCCTCTACGAGGCCAACCCGAGCCGCGTCGGCGGCCGGATGTGGACCCAGCGCTCCCTGTGGGCCTACGGGCAGACCTCCGAGATCGGCGGCGAGCTGATCGACACCAGCCACAAGAAGATCCTGGAGCTCTGCCGCCGCTTCGGCCTTCCCGTCGAGGACTTCCTCGGCGGCGGCCCCAACGGAGCGGAGGAGGTGCTCTGGTTCAACGGCACCTACTACCCGCGCGACCAGGCCGACGAGGACTTCAACGCCGTCCACCAGGCCCTGCGCCGCGACCTCCAGGAGTCCGGCGAGGTCTCCTGGAACTCCTCCACCCCCGCGGGCACCGCCCTCGACAACATGACTCTGTACCAGTGGATCGAGACCCGGATCCCCGGCGGCCACGGCTCACAGCTGGGCCGCTTCATCGACGTGGCGTACAACGTCGAGTACGGGGCCGACACCCAGCAGCAGTCCGCCCTCGCGCTGGTCCTGCTGATGGGCTACCAGACCAACCCGGGCCACTTCAACGTCTGGGGCCTGTCCAACGAGCGCTACCACATCACCGGCGGCAACGACCAGCTGCCGAACGCCATCGGCCAGGCCCTGCCCGCCGGTTCGACCGTCATGGGCCGGGAGCTGGTGGCCGTACGCGTCGCCGCCGACGGCACCCAGACCCTGACCTTCAACGACGCGGGCGCCACCCGGACGGTCGTCGCCGACCACACCATCCTGTGCCTGCCGCTGCCGGTCCTCCAGCGGATCGACATCACCGGAGCCGGCTTCGACCCGCTGATGAAGAACCTGCTGAGCGACGCCCGCATGGGCTACTGCACCAAGCTCAACATGCAGTTCACCAGCCGTCCCTGGCGCGGCACCGGCCCCTGGCCCGGGGTCTCGGCCGGCGACTGCTTCACCGACAGCGAGGTCCAGCAGACCTGGGACACCACCAAGGTCCAGCCGGGCAACGGGGGCATCCTGCTCCAGTACGGCGGCGGCACCCTGGCCGGCGCGCTCACGCCGGCGACCGCCTTCGCCACCGACTCCGATCCCTACGTACGCACCCTCGCGGGCCGGATGCTCACCGGGATCGACGCCTTCTTCCCCGGCACCAAGGCCGCCTGGACCGGGAAGGCGCAGCTGTCGGCGTGGCACCGCAACCCCTACGCGCTGGGCGCCTACTCGTACTGGCCGACCGGCTACCTGCACAAGTACGCCAAGTACGAGGGCACCGCACAGGGCCGGATCCACATCGGCGGCGAGCACTGCAGCTACGACTTCCAGGGGTTCATGGAAGGCGGGGCGACCGAGGGGGAGCGGGCGGCGAAGGAGGTGATCACCGCCCTCACGTAA
- a CDS encoding APC family permease: protein MSTDSSTGGGAPQVQRLKANSVGLVGVVFMAVATAAPITAMTGNLPIAVGFGNGIGAPAGYLFATAVLTVFAVGYVAMAKRITAAGAFYGYISHGLGRIAGMASGMLAVLAYIVFEASIVGVFSYFTKTTVHDQLGVDLPWIVYAAGMLAITAALAHFDINLTAKALGVMLIAEIAVLFAVATAVLIAGGGPDGIPVEPLNPKNAFTGASAGLGLFFAFWSWVGFESTAMYGEESRNPKKVIPKATLISVVGVGLFYIYVSWMTIAGNGLTKSVELSASASPLDLFFAPTQTFIGAWAVDAFQWLLLTGSFACGMAFHQCAARYLYAIGREGFLHPGLGRTHAKHGSPYISSMVQTAIATGLVALFWLTGQDPYIHLYTLLAILGTMAILIVQTLCSFAVIGYFRKNHPEDRHWFRTFTAPLIGGVAMAAVVVLLLVNMKTAAGLAADSFFFTLIPWIVGVVFFGGLGLGLWLKFKAPDRYEIIGRVVLEDAAERTDEPADESAPSAANV, encoded by the coding sequence ATGAGCACGGACAGCAGCACCGGCGGCGGCGCACCCCAGGTCCAGCGGCTGAAAGCCAATTCCGTGGGCCTGGTCGGTGTCGTCTTCATGGCCGTCGCCACCGCCGCTCCCATCACCGCGATGACCGGCAACCTGCCCATCGCCGTCGGCTTCGGCAACGGCATCGGCGCCCCCGCCGGGTACCTCTTCGCGACCGCCGTCCTGACCGTCTTCGCCGTCGGCTACGTCGCCATGGCCAAGCGGATCACCGCCGCCGGCGCCTTCTACGGGTACATCTCGCACGGCCTCGGCCGGATCGCCGGCATGGCCTCCGGCATGCTCGCGGTCCTGGCCTACATCGTCTTCGAGGCCTCGATCGTCGGCGTCTTCTCCTACTTCACCAAGACCACCGTCCACGACCAGCTCGGCGTGGACCTGCCCTGGATCGTCTACGCGGCCGGCATGCTCGCGATCACCGCCGCCCTCGCACACTTCGACATCAACCTCACGGCCAAGGCGCTGGGCGTGATGCTGATCGCCGAGATCGCCGTCCTGTTCGCCGTCGCCACCGCCGTGCTCATCGCGGGCGGCGGCCCGGACGGCATCCCTGTCGAACCCCTCAACCCGAAGAACGCCTTCACCGGCGCCTCCGCCGGGCTCGGCCTCTTCTTCGCCTTCTGGTCCTGGGTCGGCTTCGAATCCACCGCCATGTACGGGGAGGAGTCCCGGAACCCGAAGAAGGTCATCCCCAAGGCCACCCTGATCTCCGTCGTCGGCGTCGGCCTCTTCTACATCTACGTCTCCTGGATGACCATCGCGGGCAACGGCCTCACCAAGTCCGTGGAGCTCTCCGCCTCCGCGAGCCCGCTCGACCTGTTCTTCGCCCCCACCCAGACCTTCATCGGCGCCTGGGCCGTCGACGCCTTCCAGTGGCTGCTGCTCACCGGCTCCTTCGCCTGCGGCATGGCCTTCCACCAGTGCGCCGCCCGCTACCTCTACGCCATCGGCCGCGAGGGCTTCCTCCACCCGGGCCTGGGCCGTACGCACGCCAAGCACGGCTCCCCGTACATCTCCTCCATGGTGCAGACGGCCATCGCCACGGGCCTGGTCGCGCTGTTCTGGCTGACCGGGCAGGACCCGTACATCCACCTGTACACGCTCCTCGCGATCCTCGGCACCATGGCGATCCTCATCGTCCAGACCCTGTGCTCCTTCGCGGTGATCGGCTACTTCCGCAAGAACCACCCCGAGGACCGGCACTGGTTCCGCACCTTCACGGCCCCGCTGATCGGCGGCGTCGCCATGGCCGCCGTGGTGGTTCTCCTGCTGGTCAACATGAAGACGGCGGCCGGGCTCGCCGCCGACTCGTTCTTCTTCACCCTGATCCCGTGGATCGTCGGGGTCGTCTTCTTCGGCGGGCTGGGGCTGGGCCTGTGGCTGAAGTTCAAGGCCCCGGACCGCTACGAGATCATCGGCCGCGTCGTCCTGGAGGACGCCGCCGAGCGCACCGACGAGCCCGCCGACGAGTCCGCCCCCTCCGCTGCGAACGTCTGA
- a CDS encoding PucR family transcriptional regulator → MDNQGGITVQRALELPGLRSGLPEVVACADRLGRTVRWVHAGEVPNIASLLKGGELLLTTGLGLGTRPAEQRAFVRRLADRGIAALVVELGPRFSRLPSTLVETARAVGLPLVQLHREVPFVTVTEEVHTEIVNGHYALLQRAEEVHRRCTEALLDGGGIPQVLHILADFTANPVFLETPDGQLLYAAGPVSGEAAADPLQVWEGLRGQRDPEPSGNAVVVDVPGGGRGTGSVRARLVLLGVSAPLLPVHRMAAERTAGVLAVVLMQARQEDELAARGRGDFLTDLAEGRISAEDAPAQARVLGFKPGPGPLLPIVMRLSSDLAPSGNWAVLARAVLEELASVGVPVLLGVRPVEGRVPLLVSLRSDTERTTVSDRVAAALRAGVERAGLDRAGAAPAVVVGVCGGWATVSAGLRHAAETATAAHGLPERPWYDARRLDIDLLLWRLREHPDLAAFVDRAIGALRVHDTVSRPPLLPTLETYLAHAGRKAETARELHLNRQTLYNRLARISELLGADLDDPETVLSLSLALRARRHTIPTPS, encoded by the coding sequence ATGGACAATCAGGGCGGGATCACGGTTCAGCGGGCACTTGAGCTGCCGGGGCTGCGCAGCGGACTTCCCGAGGTCGTGGCCTGCGCCGACCGGCTCGGCCGGACCGTGCGCTGGGTGCACGCGGGCGAGGTCCCCAACATCGCCTCCCTGCTCAAGGGCGGCGAGCTGCTGCTGACCACCGGCCTCGGCCTCGGCACCCGCCCCGCCGAGCAGCGCGCCTTCGTACGCCGCCTCGCGGACCGGGGCATCGCCGCACTGGTCGTCGAACTGGGCCCCCGCTTCAGCCGCCTCCCCTCCACCCTCGTGGAAACGGCCCGCGCGGTCGGCCTCCCCCTCGTCCAGCTCCACCGGGAGGTCCCCTTCGTGACCGTCACGGAGGAGGTGCACACCGAGATCGTCAACGGGCACTACGCGCTGCTCCAGCGGGCCGAGGAAGTCCACCGGCGCTGTACGGAAGCCCTGCTCGACGGCGGCGGGATCCCCCAAGTCCTGCACATCCTCGCGGACTTCACCGCGAACCCGGTCTTCCTGGAAACCCCCGACGGCCAGTTGCTGTACGCGGCGGGCCCGGTCTCAGGCGAGGCCGCGGCGGACCCGCTCCAGGTCTGGGAGGGCCTACGGGGCCAGCGTGATCCGGAGCCGTCCGGCAACGCCGTGGTGGTCGACGTCCCGGGCGGCGGCCGCGGTACGGGCTCGGTACGGGCCCGGCTGGTCCTGCTGGGGGTGTCCGCGCCGCTGCTGCCCGTGCACCGGATGGCGGCGGAGCGGACCGCCGGCGTACTGGCCGTCGTCCTGATGCAGGCCCGGCAGGAGGACGAGCTGGCGGCGCGCGGCCGCGGCGATTTCCTCACGGACCTCGCCGAGGGGCGGATCTCGGCGGAGGACGCCCCCGCCCAGGCCCGCGTCCTGGGCTTCAAGCCGGGCCCCGGCCCGCTCCTGCCCATCGTCATGCGACTCTCCTCGGACCTGGCCCCTTCCGGCAACTGGGCGGTCCTGGCCCGGGCCGTCCTGGAGGAACTCGCCTCCGTCGGCGTCCCGGTCCTCCTCGGCGTCCGCCCGGTGGAAGGCCGCGTCCCCCTCCTGGTCTCCCTGCGCTCCGACACCGAGCGCACGACGGTGTCCGACCGGGTCGCGGCGGCGCTGCGGGCCGGCGTGGAGCGGGCGGGCCTGGACCGTGCGGGGGCCGCGCCGGCGGTGGTCGTCGGCGTCTGCGGCGGCTGGGCGACGGTCTCGGCGGGCCTGCGGCACGCCGCCGAGACCGCCACGGCCGCGCACGGACTCCCCGAACGCCCCTGGTACGACGCCCGCCGCCTGGACATCGACCTGCTCCTGTGGCGCCTGCGCGAACACCCCGACCTGGCGGCCTTCGTGGACCGCGCGATCGGCGCCCTGCGCGTCCACGACACGGTCTCCCGCCCGCCGCTCCTGCCCACCCTGGAGACGTACCTGGCCCACGCGGGCCGCAAGGCGGAGACCGCGCGCGAGCTCCACCTGAACCGCCAGACCCTGTACAACCGCCTGGCGCGCATCTCGGAGCTCCTGGGCGCGGACCTGGACGACCCGGAAACGGTCCTCTCCCTGAGCCTGGCCCTCCGAGCCCGCCGCCACACGATTCCCACACCTTCTTGA